A genomic segment from Hippoglossus stenolepis isolate QCI-W04-F060 chromosome 3, HSTE1.2, whole genome shotgun sequence encodes:
- the trim107 gene encoding zinc-binding protein A33 — translation MSVCEAEATPPNMNHLEALELELTCPICLQLFSVPVSLPCGHVYCFACLQTMGEGLDQHSCPECQAAYQGTTALVKSFKMRSMVETYKATAVKIGSTANPCNVGQVAVRSQDSSDTDKSNTKYHQDSTTAGGSQDGNGHDGLQIGSGSTGCPLPVNQEQSSEKAKMEMYEPKFRLATQVTELNLKLEMAEGVLKKEKEWELEVATANAHLREKTSKLLEKIKDLSQGYVAEVTQIIEEELGPGEATIVGRVSQASELTKQLRRAMLRAESLLTEEDETALNDEIQNLQPHIVELMAKPMDEEEDRVQSKVNPARVCPKLENMNAELRERLGEIQRSLRSTLNPSEVTFDQETAHPNLVLSEDLKTVTFSATKQPYPISPQRFNNFYQVLSTQSFSEGDHSWEVELEGSPWIIGVCYSGKLARTGLPSALESSQSSWCLMWFNNLLTAFEQGHNVPLKRTSLSSKLEIKLSFKTHRLSFYNISAISGKTHVYTFKAILTEPVHLAYRMMSGHPKARVTVYS, via the coding sequence atgtctgtgtgtgaggctgaAGCAACCCCTCCGAACATGAATCATTTAGAAGCTTTGGAGTTGGAGCTCACCTGCCCCATCTGCTTGCAGCTCTTCTCTGTGCCGGTTTCTCTTCCCTGTGGTCACGTCTACTGCTTTGCCTGCCTCCAGACCATGGGAGAAGGCCTTGACCAACACAGCTGCCCTGAGTGCCAGGCAGCGTATCAGGGAACCACAGCCCTCGTGAAAAGCTTCAAAATGCGCAGCATGGTGGAGACCTACAAAGCCACTGCTGTGAAAATTGGCTCCACTGCAAACCCTTGTAACGTCGGCCAGGTAGCAGTCAGGAGTCAGGATAGCTCAGATAcagacaaatcaaacacaaaataccACCAGGACTCCACAACAGCTGGGGGGAGCCAGGATGGCAATGGTCATGATGGCTTGCAAATCGGGTCTGGATCCACAGGGTGTCCTCTTCCTGTGAACCAAGAACAAAGCAGTGAAAAAGCCAAAATGGAAATGTATGAACCTAAATTCAGACTGGCAACTCAGGTCACAGAGTTGAACCTGAAGTTGGAGATGGCAGAGGGTGTtttgaagaaagagaaggaatgGGAGTTAGAAGTGGCCACTGCTAATGCTCACCTGAGGGAGAAAACATCCAAACTGTTAGAGAAGATAAAGGATTTGTCCCAGGGCTATGTTGCAGAGGTGACGCAGATCATTGAGGAGGAGTTGGGTCCAGGTGAGGCCACGATAGTTGGTCGAGTCAGTCAAGCCTCTGAGCTGACTAAGCAGCTGAGGCGGGCGATGCTCCGAGCTGAGTCCCTGTTGACTGAAGAAGATGAGACTGCATTAAATGACGAGATCCAAAACCTACAACCGCACATTGTGGAGTTAATGGCCAAACCAatggatgaagaggaagaccgTGTGCAGTCAAAAGTCAACCCTGCACGAGTCTGTCCCAAGCTGGAAAACATGAACGCTGAGCTGCGGGAAAGACTTGGAGAGATTCAGCGCTCTCTTCGCAGCACCCTCAACCCTTCAGAGGTGACATTTGACCAGGAAACGGCCCATCCCAACCTCGTTCTCTCAGAGGACTTGAAGACGGTAACTTTCAGCGCTACAAAACAGCCCTACCCCATCTCCCCTCAGAGGTTCAACAACTTCTATCAGGTCCTCAGCACTCAGAGTTTCTCTGAAGGTGACCACAGCTGGGAGGTGGAGCTTGAAGGCTCCCCATGGATCATCGGTGTGTGCTACAGTGGGAAGCTGGCACGCACCGGGCTGCCCTCTGCCCTGGAAAGCAGCCAGAGCTCCTGGTGTCTGATGTGGTTCAACAACCTGCTGACGGCCTTTGAGCAGGGTCACAACGTGCCGCTGAAGAGGACCTCATTGTCAAGCAAGCTGGAGATCAAGCTGAGCTTCAAGACCCATAGGCTGAGCTTCTACAATATCAGCGCCATCAGCGGGAAGACTCATGTGTACACGTTTAAGGCCATCCTGACTGAGCCTGTACACCTGGCATACAGGATGATGTCAGGGCACCCAAAAGCACGTGTCACTGTTTAttcttaa
- the LOC118103327 gene encoding phosphatidate phosphatase LPIN2 isoform X1 — translation MNIVGQLAETVFVTVKELYRGLNPATLTGGIDVIVVRQPDGSFQCSPFHVRFGKLGVLRSKEKIVDIEINGDSVDLHMKLGDNGEAFFVEQNGNMEAQVPAHLCTSPIPLEVPEETEETLEGSSFAGSGARRKKRRRKRMRSDTHLREEHSSSDEREREKDWERESDQAGPESPAQEDLVSTLQLSKSVYYSLSEELSEELSPTQTRDTRPHSDGEQSPLESSSVFYSRPSSPKSDSELFLKTEDSPGPQMQWNWGGFPMLCQSERTPVDLQPISHSGSSHFCTIERQDSFDMGLEPVISCGRVGSVTVVRPQPRTQSLDLSLAMHSTPLSIETNSHSEHSTSKSPSSVKTDVDSRQTLETTSGEDGNRDSSLYSASLNNGTGSLDSKESTDAIEHVSTLTETVGTVMAVGVTTVETSASSTASSHLQQQGASSEQSERGSTSSAPVSEGDSGIDPCADGGEEVNGPGVVQASNGDTLPNSTAPKDKAGEVRDDWPAAEGSANPSEMSAKVEQEGKKRGKRNHHLEPTDIYLDDLTSLDPDVAALYFPKSEAEGASQHGAEQGSLSGSQSPHSVGSGALDSGTEYLSDSTSYNMDISMSLCGREGGTSQITKEKFMEHIVTYQDFANNPGIIEDPSLVICINSNYYNWAVAAPMVLSMTTFQKNLPKTSIERLVKDKMPKKSGRWWFSWRRRDMDNNQLKNSTEAPEEQLVSVSSTVKATLDDIESDEAAGLGRKATLPSSQSTDTLIATQCISQMYRKSLRLTSEQIEHLNLREGANKVVFSVTTQYQGTCRCEAAIYLWNWDDRVIISDIDGTITKSDALGHILPQFGKDWTHKGIAKLYHKIHQNGYKILYCSARAIGMAAITKDYLQWVNDRGTVLPKGPVLLAPSSLFSALHREVIEKKPEVFKVACLSDIKDLFNQQKQPFYAAFGNRSNDAYAYKQVGVPDTRIFTVNPKGELIQEKTKGNKSSYCHLSELVEHFFPVLSAEGSLSSAFEYPEYSSFSYWKEPLPELDLDALL, via the exons ATGAATATTGTGGGCCAGTTAGCAGAGACGGTGTTTGTGACGGTGAAGGAGCTGTACCGTGGCCTTAACCCTGCCACGCTCACCGGAGGCATCGATGTCATCGTGGTCCGGCAGCCCGATGGATCGTTCCAGTGTTCCCCCTTCCACGTCCGCTTTGGCAAGCTCGGAGTTCTGCGCTCGAAGGAGAAaatt gtGGACATTGAGATAAATGGAGATTCTGTTGACCTGCACATGAAGCTGGGAGACAATGGAGAAGCTTTTTTTGTGGAACAAAATGGAAATATGGAG GCCCAGGTCCCAGCGCATCTCTGCACCTCTCCAATTCCCCTTGAGGTccctgaggagacagaggagacactCGAGGGATCCTCCTTTGCCGGGTCTGGTGCTCGCAGGAAGAAACGCCGTCGCAAACGCATGCGCTCCGATACTCACCTGAGAGAAGAGCACTCGTCATCAGatgagagagaacgagagaaggattgggagagagaaagtgatcAGGCTGGACCGGAGAGTCCTGCTCAAGAGGATCTTGTCTCAACGTTACAACTCAG taAATCAGTGTACTACTCGCTGTCTGAGGAGCTAAGTGAAGAGTTGAGTCCCACGCAGACCAGAGACACTCGCCCGCACTCGGACGGAGAACAGTCGCCCTTGGAAAG CAGCAGCGTGTTTTACAGTCGGCCGTCTTCTCCTAAGAGCGACTCAGAGCTTTTTCTTAAAACCGAAGATTCCCCTGGACCTCAGATGCAGTGGAACTGGGGAGGTTTTCCCATG CTGTGTCAGTCAGAGAGGACACCAGTGGACTTACAGCCCATCTCCCATTCTGGGAGTTCTCATTTCTGCACAATTGAGAGACAGGACTCCTTTGATATGGGCTTGGAGCCTGTGATCAGCTGTGGAAGAGTGGGCAGCGTAACAGTGGTCAGACCACAACCCAGGACTCAGTCCCTCGACCTCAGCCTCGCCATGCACAGCACTCCTTTATCCATTGAGACAAACTCTCACAGTGAACACTCCACCTCTAAGTCTCCATCATCAGTGAAGACGGATGTGGACTCAAGACAAACACTTGAAACCACATCAGGAGAAGACGGGAACAGAGACTCATCTCTTTATTCTGCTAGTCTGAATAATGGTACTGGCTCCCTTGATAGCAAAGAAAGCACAGACGCTATTGAGCACGTTAGCACTTTGACTGAAACAGTTGGTACAGTTATGGCGGTCGGTGTGACCACCGTAGAAACAAGTGCAAGTAGTACAGCGTCATCACATCTACAACAGCAGGGAGCCTCCTCTGAACAAAGTGAACGGGGTTCAACCAGTAGTGCCCCTGTCAGTGAGGGGGACAGTGGGATAGATccctgtgccgatggaggggaaGAGGTCAACGGACCGGGAGTGGTGCAGGCGTCCAACGGAGACACTCTGCCCAACAGCACTGCACCAAAAGATAAAGCTGGAGAAGTGAGGGACGACTGGCCTGCTGCAGAGGGGTCAGCAAACCCATCTGAGATGTCTGCCAAAGTGGAGCAAGAGGGCAAGAAGAGAG GTAAACGGAATCACCATCTAGAACCAACCGATATTTACTTGGATGATTTGACCTCACTGGACCCAGATGTGGCTGCACTCTATTTCCCAAAGAG tgaagcagagGGAGCATCTCAGCACGGGGCGGAGCAGGGCTCACTCTCAGGGAGTCAATCCCCTCACTCAGTGGGCAGCGGGGCCCTAGACAGCGGCACAGAGTACCTGTCAGACTCCACCTCCTACAACATGGACATCAGCATGTCCCTCTGCGGACGAGAGGGCGGCACCAGCCAGATCACCAAAG AAAAGTTTATGGAGCACATTGTGACCTACCAGGATTTTGCTAACAATCCAGGGATCATTGAGGATCCAAGTCTTGTCATCTGCATCAACTCCAA CTATTATAACTGGGCAGTCGCTGCCCCAATGGTCTTGTCAATGACAACTTTCCAGAAAAACCTACCCAag ACTTCCATAGAGCGGTTGGTGAAGGACAAGATGCCCAAGAAGTCTGGACGCTGGTGGTtttcctggaggagaagagacatGGACAATAACCAG ctaaAAAATTCAACGGAGGCACCAGAGGAGCAGCTGGTCAGTGTTTCTTCCACAGTGAA AGCCACACTGGATGACATCGAGAGTGATGAGGCGGCGGGGCTCGGACGGAAAGCAACGCTTCCTTCCAGCCAATCAACAGACACCCTTATTGCTACTCAGTGTATCAGCCAGATGTACCGCAAATCACTACGCCTGACCTCTGAACAGATA GAACACTTAAACCTGCGTGAGGGAGCCAACAAGGTGGTGTTCAGTGTGACTACACAATACCAAGGCACCTGTCGCTGTGAGGCTGCCATCTACCTGTGGAACTGGGACGACCGGGTCATCATATCAGACATAGACGGCACCATCACCAA GTCTGATGCTCTCGGTCATATTCTACCTCAGTTTGGAAAAGACTGGACGCACAAAGGCATCGCCAAACTCTACCACAAAATACACCA AAATGGTTATAAAATCCTGTATTGTTCAGCGAGGGCTATAGGTATGGCTGCCATCACAAAGGATTACCTGCAGTGGGTCAATGACAGAGGCACTGTGCTTCCTAAAGGCCCTGTACTGCTGGCTCCCAGCAGCCTCTTTTCAGCTCTACACAG AGAGGTGATTGAGAAGAAGCCAGAGGTGTTTAAAGTTGCTTGTCTCAGTGACATCAAGGACCTGTTcaaccagcagaaacagccatTCTACGCCGCCTTCGGCAACAGGAGCAAC GATGCTTACGCCTATAAGCAGGTTGGAGTGCCTGACACCAGGATATTTACTGTCAACCCAAAAGGAGAGCTCATCCAGGAGAAGACCAAAGGCAACAAGTCCTC GTACTGTCACCTCAGTGAATTGGTGGAACATTTCTTCCCTGTGCTCTCTGCTGAGGGCAGCCTGTCCTCTGCCTTTGAGTATCCTGAGTACAGCAGTTTCTCCTATTGGAAGGAGCCTCTGCCAGAACTGGACCTGGATGCCCTactgtag
- the LOC118103327 gene encoding phosphatidate phosphatase LPIN2 isoform X2, whose protein sequence is MNIVGQLAETVFVTVKELYRGLNPATLTGGIDVIVVRQPDGSFQCSPFHVRFGKLGVLRSKEKIVDIEINGDSVDLHMKLGDNGEAFFVEQNGNMEAQVPAHLCTSPIPLEVPEETEETLEGSSFAGSGARRKKRRRKRMRSDTHLREEHSSSDEREREKDWERESDQAGPESPAQEDLVSTLQLSKSVYYSLSEELSEELSPTQTRDTRPHSDGEQSPLESSVFYSRPSSPKSDSELFLKTEDSPGPQMQWNWGGFPMLCQSERTPVDLQPISHSGSSHFCTIERQDSFDMGLEPVISCGRVGSVTVVRPQPRTQSLDLSLAMHSTPLSIETNSHSEHSTSKSPSSVKTDVDSRQTLETTSGEDGNRDSSLYSASLNNGTGSLDSKESTDAIEHVSTLTETVGTVMAVGVTTVETSASSTASSHLQQQGASSEQSERGSTSSAPVSEGDSGIDPCADGGEEVNGPGVVQASNGDTLPNSTAPKDKAGEVRDDWPAAEGSANPSEMSAKVEQEGKKRGKRNHHLEPTDIYLDDLTSLDPDVAALYFPKSEAEGASQHGAEQGSLSGSQSPHSVGSGALDSGTEYLSDSTSYNMDISMSLCGREGGTSQITKEKFMEHIVTYQDFANNPGIIEDPSLVICINSNYYNWAVAAPMVLSMTTFQKNLPKTSIERLVKDKMPKKSGRWWFSWRRRDMDNNQLKNSTEAPEEQLVSVSSTVKATLDDIESDEAAGLGRKATLPSSQSTDTLIATQCISQMYRKSLRLTSEQIEHLNLREGANKVVFSVTTQYQGTCRCEAAIYLWNWDDRVIISDIDGTITKSDALGHILPQFGKDWTHKGIAKLYHKIHQNGYKILYCSARAIGMAAITKDYLQWVNDRGTVLPKGPVLLAPSSLFSALHREVIEKKPEVFKVACLSDIKDLFNQQKQPFYAAFGNRSNDAYAYKQVGVPDTRIFTVNPKGELIQEKTKGNKSSYCHLSELVEHFFPVLSAEGSLSSAFEYPEYSSFSYWKEPLPELDLDALL, encoded by the exons ATGAATATTGTGGGCCAGTTAGCAGAGACGGTGTTTGTGACGGTGAAGGAGCTGTACCGTGGCCTTAACCCTGCCACGCTCACCGGAGGCATCGATGTCATCGTGGTCCGGCAGCCCGATGGATCGTTCCAGTGTTCCCCCTTCCACGTCCGCTTTGGCAAGCTCGGAGTTCTGCGCTCGAAGGAGAAaatt gtGGACATTGAGATAAATGGAGATTCTGTTGACCTGCACATGAAGCTGGGAGACAATGGAGAAGCTTTTTTTGTGGAACAAAATGGAAATATGGAG GCCCAGGTCCCAGCGCATCTCTGCACCTCTCCAATTCCCCTTGAGGTccctgaggagacagaggagacactCGAGGGATCCTCCTTTGCCGGGTCTGGTGCTCGCAGGAAGAAACGCCGTCGCAAACGCATGCGCTCCGATACTCACCTGAGAGAAGAGCACTCGTCATCAGatgagagagaacgagagaaggattgggagagagaaagtgatcAGGCTGGACCGGAGAGTCCTGCTCAAGAGGATCTTGTCTCAACGTTACAACTCAG taAATCAGTGTACTACTCGCTGTCTGAGGAGCTAAGTGAAGAGTTGAGTCCCACGCAGACCAGAGACACTCGCCCGCACTCGGACGGAGAACAGTCGCCCTTGGAAAG CAGCGTGTTTTACAGTCGGCCGTCTTCTCCTAAGAGCGACTCAGAGCTTTTTCTTAAAACCGAAGATTCCCCTGGACCTCAGATGCAGTGGAACTGGGGAGGTTTTCCCATG CTGTGTCAGTCAGAGAGGACACCAGTGGACTTACAGCCCATCTCCCATTCTGGGAGTTCTCATTTCTGCACAATTGAGAGACAGGACTCCTTTGATATGGGCTTGGAGCCTGTGATCAGCTGTGGAAGAGTGGGCAGCGTAACAGTGGTCAGACCACAACCCAGGACTCAGTCCCTCGACCTCAGCCTCGCCATGCACAGCACTCCTTTATCCATTGAGACAAACTCTCACAGTGAACACTCCACCTCTAAGTCTCCATCATCAGTGAAGACGGATGTGGACTCAAGACAAACACTTGAAACCACATCAGGAGAAGACGGGAACAGAGACTCATCTCTTTATTCTGCTAGTCTGAATAATGGTACTGGCTCCCTTGATAGCAAAGAAAGCACAGACGCTATTGAGCACGTTAGCACTTTGACTGAAACAGTTGGTACAGTTATGGCGGTCGGTGTGACCACCGTAGAAACAAGTGCAAGTAGTACAGCGTCATCACATCTACAACAGCAGGGAGCCTCCTCTGAACAAAGTGAACGGGGTTCAACCAGTAGTGCCCCTGTCAGTGAGGGGGACAGTGGGATAGATccctgtgccgatggaggggaaGAGGTCAACGGACCGGGAGTGGTGCAGGCGTCCAACGGAGACACTCTGCCCAACAGCACTGCACCAAAAGATAAAGCTGGAGAAGTGAGGGACGACTGGCCTGCTGCAGAGGGGTCAGCAAACCCATCTGAGATGTCTGCCAAAGTGGAGCAAGAGGGCAAGAAGAGAG GTAAACGGAATCACCATCTAGAACCAACCGATATTTACTTGGATGATTTGACCTCACTGGACCCAGATGTGGCTGCACTCTATTTCCCAAAGAG tgaagcagagGGAGCATCTCAGCACGGGGCGGAGCAGGGCTCACTCTCAGGGAGTCAATCCCCTCACTCAGTGGGCAGCGGGGCCCTAGACAGCGGCACAGAGTACCTGTCAGACTCCACCTCCTACAACATGGACATCAGCATGTCCCTCTGCGGACGAGAGGGCGGCACCAGCCAGATCACCAAAG AAAAGTTTATGGAGCACATTGTGACCTACCAGGATTTTGCTAACAATCCAGGGATCATTGAGGATCCAAGTCTTGTCATCTGCATCAACTCCAA CTATTATAACTGGGCAGTCGCTGCCCCAATGGTCTTGTCAATGACAACTTTCCAGAAAAACCTACCCAag ACTTCCATAGAGCGGTTGGTGAAGGACAAGATGCCCAAGAAGTCTGGACGCTGGTGGTtttcctggaggagaagagacatGGACAATAACCAG ctaaAAAATTCAACGGAGGCACCAGAGGAGCAGCTGGTCAGTGTTTCTTCCACAGTGAA AGCCACACTGGATGACATCGAGAGTGATGAGGCGGCGGGGCTCGGACGGAAAGCAACGCTTCCTTCCAGCCAATCAACAGACACCCTTATTGCTACTCAGTGTATCAGCCAGATGTACCGCAAATCACTACGCCTGACCTCTGAACAGATA GAACACTTAAACCTGCGTGAGGGAGCCAACAAGGTGGTGTTCAGTGTGACTACACAATACCAAGGCACCTGTCGCTGTGAGGCTGCCATCTACCTGTGGAACTGGGACGACCGGGTCATCATATCAGACATAGACGGCACCATCACCAA GTCTGATGCTCTCGGTCATATTCTACCTCAGTTTGGAAAAGACTGGACGCACAAAGGCATCGCCAAACTCTACCACAAAATACACCA AAATGGTTATAAAATCCTGTATTGTTCAGCGAGGGCTATAGGTATGGCTGCCATCACAAAGGATTACCTGCAGTGGGTCAATGACAGAGGCACTGTGCTTCCTAAAGGCCCTGTACTGCTGGCTCCCAGCAGCCTCTTTTCAGCTCTACACAG AGAGGTGATTGAGAAGAAGCCAGAGGTGTTTAAAGTTGCTTGTCTCAGTGACATCAAGGACCTGTTcaaccagcagaaacagccatTCTACGCCGCCTTCGGCAACAGGAGCAAC GATGCTTACGCCTATAAGCAGGTTGGAGTGCCTGACACCAGGATATTTACTGTCAACCCAAAAGGAGAGCTCATCCAGGAGAAGACCAAAGGCAACAAGTCCTC GTACTGTCACCTCAGTGAATTGGTGGAACATTTCTTCCCTGTGCTCTCTGCTGAGGGCAGCCTGTCCTCTGCCTTTGAGTATCCTGAGTACAGCAGTTTCTCCTATTGGAAGGAGCCTCTGCCAGAACTGGACCTGGATGCCCTactgtag